The Pelmatolapia mariae isolate MD_Pm_ZW linkage group LG10_11, Pm_UMD_F_2, whole genome shotgun sequence genome includes a region encoding these proteins:
- the LOC134636067 gene encoding lysosomal thioesterase PPT2-like gives MKCPRVAAGSHGPLLLLLLLVAGVCVDSYKPVIIVHGIFDGPQQFQNLSRFIKKVHPGTEVTVIDLYDDLLSLQPLWKQVPDFRQSFNSIMKNAPDGVHLLCFSQGGLICRALLSTTPNHNVHTFISLSSPLAGQYGDTDYLQKVFHKTLKKNVHFICYNKFGQKVSICDYWNDPHQRRSYLRNNIFLPLLNGERPHSDMKAWRENFLQIEKLVLIGGPDDGVITPWQSSHFGFYDSSENVVEMQNQEFYMNDAFGLKTLDQRGDVVACVHSGVKHTTWHSNFTVFRNCMEKWLT, from the exons ATGAAGTGTCCACGGGTAGCCGCAGGGTCGCATGgcccgctgctgctgctgctgctgctggtcgcAGGTGTTTGCGTGGACAGCTATAAACCGGTCATCATCGTGCATGGCATCTTTGATGGACCACAGCAGTTCCAAAACCTGTCAAGGTTCATAAAGAAG GTGCATCCAGGCACTGAGGTCACAGTGATCGACTTGTACGATGACctgttgagtctgcagccgcTGTGGAAGCAGGTCCCAGACTTCAGGCAGTCCTTCAACTCCATCATGAAAAATGCTCCTGATGGCGTCCATCTTCTGTGCTTTTCACAAG GTGGTCTAATTTGTCGAGCACTTCTCTCCACGACACCCAACCACAACGTGCACACCTTCATTTCACTGTCATCCCCACTGGCTGGACAGTACGGAG ACACAGACTACCTGCAGAAGGTATTCCACAAAACCTTAAAGAAGAATGTGCATTTTATCTGCTACAACAAATTCGGTCAAAAAGTGTCTATTTGTGACTACTGGAACG ACCCTCACCAAAGACGCAGCTACCTGCGGAACAACATCTTTCTGCCTCTCCTTAATGGTGAAAGACCTCACAGTGACATGAAAG CGTGGAGGGAAAACTTCCTGCAAATCGAGAAGTTGGTGCTAATTGGAGGACCGGATGATGGTGTCATCACACCGTGGCAGTCAAG CCACTTCGGATTCTATGACAGCAGCGAAAACGTCGTAGAAATGCAGAACCAGGAG TTTTACATGAACGATGCCTTTGGGCTGAAGACGCTGGACCAACGTGGCGATGTGGTGGCGTGTGTTCATTCAGGGGTGAAGCACACAACCTGGCACTCCAACTTCACAGTGTTCAGGAACTGCATGGAGAAGTGGCTCACATAA
- the dhx16 gene encoding pre-mRNA-splicing factor ATP-dependent RNA helicase DHX16 has product MANLEQWVSDRLHDILGLSDRYVSQFMIGTAQKASSPEDFVARLEQTGTIDIDHSVAAFAKELFEKVPHKQVVEKPSRAVERQAIEMERKNRTYTLLEDSDDADEDAAREKQKGKKKSKDKERGNKRKHIRQKKGSESSSEEEAPKRDKSIQEDHKSVKREEEEEEEWEKEERERLQDIEERDAFALRVREKDKEKTRNIAERTDKKAYEEAQKRLKMAEDDQKNMLPELRKRSRWEYLKKRESEKLEDLEAEIVDDEYLFSTEELTEREKKELEYKRTIRDLAKDYKKAGAKEQEERKNRYYMPEENRRKEVPQRDLELEETPMELGGEQGRWEEERLKTASLSFGAKKEREQGMKQEQEKYQLILEEEEMIDFVTTAITMKGTRSEKDQDAPALSQAELKKQSMQEVRRSLPIFPYRDDLLAAIHEHQILVIEGETGSGKTTQIPQYLLEDGYTKGGMKIGCTQPRRVAAMSVAARVAEEMSVKLGNEVGYSIRFEDCTSERTVLKYMTDGMLLREFLTEPDLASYSVIIIDEAHERTLHTDILFGLIKDIARFRSDLKVLVASATLDTERFSCFFDDAPVFRIPGRRFPVDIFYTKAPEADYLEACVVSVLQIHVTQPPGDILVFLTGQEEIEACCELLQERCRRLGSKIAELLVLPIYANLPSDMQAKIFNPTPPGARKVVVATNIAETSLTIDGIIYVIDPGFCKQKSYNARTGMESLIVTPCSRASANQRAGRAGRVAAGKCFRLYTAWAYKHEMEETTVPEIQRTNLGNVVLLLKSLGINDLIHFDFMDPPPHETLVLALEQLYALGALNHMGELTKLGRRMAELPVDPMLSKMILASEQYKCSEEVLTIAAMLSVNNSIFYRPKDKVVHADNARMNFVVPGGDHLVLLNVYNQWVESGYSTQWCYENFIQFRSMRRARDVRDQLEGLMDRIEVEVVSCQGDSVPVRKAVTAGYFYHTARLSKGGYKTVKHQQTVYVHPNSSLFEEQPRWLIYHELVFTTKEFMRQVIEIESGWLLEVAPHYYKSKELEDSSSKKMPRKQGKTKEELG; this is encoded by the exons ATGGCCAATCTGGAGCAGTGGGTGAGTGACCGCCTCCACGACATCCTCGGGCTGAGTGACAGATACGTGTCTCAGTTTATGATCGGCACTGCTCAGAAAGCATCAAGTCCCGAAGACTTTGTGGCTCGTCTCGAGCAGACAGGCACGATTGACATCGACCATAGTGTGGCCGCATTCGCAAAGGAACTCTTTGAAAAG GTTCCTCATAAACAGGTTGTTGAGAAACCGTCCCGAGCGGTGGAACGGCAAGCAATCGAAATGGAGAGGAAGAACCGGACGTACACGTTACTGGAGGACAGCGACGATGCCGATGAAGATGCTGCGAGGGagaaacagaaaggaaaaaagaaaagcaaagacaaGGAACGCGGGAACAAGAGGAAGCACATCAGACAGAAGAAAGGCAGCGAGTCGTCCAGCGAGGAGGAAGCACCTAAAAG GGATAAGTCAATTCAAGAGGACCACAAGTCAGtaaagagagaagaggaggaagaggaagagtgggagaaggaagagagagagcgacTGCAAGACATCGAGGAGAGGGATGCGTTTGCCCTGCGAGTGAGGGAGAAAGACAAGGAGAAGACGCGCAACATAGCCGAGAGGACGGACAAGAAG GCTTATGAGGAAGCTCAGAAGAGGCTGAAGATGGCTGAAGATGATCAGAAGAATATG TTGCCAGAGTTGAGGAAGCGCTCTCGATGGGAATATCTGAAGAAGAGAGAGTCGGAGAAGCTGGAGGACCTGGAGGCAGAGATCGTGGATGACGAGTACCTCTTCTCCACTGAGGAGCtgacagagagggagaagaaGGAGCTGGAATACAAACGCACCATTCGGGACCTAGCTAAAGATTACAAAAAGGCCGGTGCcaaggagcaggaggagagaaagaacagatactacatgCCGGAAGAGAATAGAAGAAAG GAGGTGCCACAGAGGGACCTGGAGCTGGAGGAAACCCCCATGGAGCTGGGAGGAGAACAGGGTCgctgggaggaggagaggcTGAAGACGGCCTCCCTCAGCTTTGGGGCCAAGAAGGAGCGAGAGCAAGGAatgaagcaggagcaggagaagTACCAGCTGATactggaggaggaagagatgaTCGACTTTGTCACCACCGCCATTACCATGAAGGGAACTCGATCTGAAAAG GATCAGGATGCTCCGGCTCTGTCGCAGGCTGAGCTGAAAAAACAGTCAATGCAGGAAGTCCGACGCAGCCTTCCCATCTTTCCCTACAGAGACGACCTGCTGGCCGCCATCCACGAGCACCAGATCCTCGTCATCGAAGGAGAGACGGGCTCGGGGAAAACCACCCAGATCCCTCAGTACCTCCTGGAAGAC GGCTACACCAAAGGAGGCATGAAGATCGGGTGTACACAGCCTCGCAGAGTGGCAGCCATGTCAGTGGCAGCCAGAGTAGCAGAGGAAATGAGTGTCAAGCTTGGTAATGAG GTGGGTTACAGCATTCGTTTTGAGGACTGCACATCAGAGAGAACCGTGCTCAAATACATGACAGACGGCATGCTGCTTCGAGAGTTCCTCACCGAACCGGACCTGGCCAGCTACAG TGTGATCATCATAGACGAAGCCCACGAGCGAACGCTCCACACCGACATCCTGTTCGGTCTGATTAAAGACATCGCCAGATTCAGATCGGACCTGAAGGTGCTGGTGGCGAGCGCCACTCTGGACACCGAGCGCTTCTCCTGCTTCTTCGATGACGCGCCTGTTTTCAGGATCCCTGGCAGGAGGTTCCCCGTCGATATTTTCTACACAAAA GCTCCAGAGGCAGACTACCTGGAAGCGTGTGTGGTGTCGGTGTTGCAGATCCACGTCACCCAGCCTCCCGGAGACATTCTGGTCTTCCTCACTGGACAG GAGGAGATTGAAGCTTGCTGCGAGCTGCTGCAGGAGAGATGCAGGCGGCTTGGTTCTAAGATAGCAGAGCTGCTCGTCCTCCCCATCTACGCCAACCTGCCGTCTGACATGCAGGCAAAGATCTTTAATCCTACTCCGCCAGGAGCGCGTAAG GTGGTGGTGGCCACCAATATAGCAGAGACTTCATTGACCATAGATGGCATCATCTACGTCATTGACCCTGGCTTCTGCAAACAGAAGAGCTACAACGCCCGCACAGGCATGGAGTCACTCATTGTTACACCTTGCTCACGG gcttcagccaatcagagagcagGCCGAGCAGGCAGAGTGGctgctgggaaatgtttcaggCTTTACACAGCCTGGGCCTATAAACATGAGATGGAGGAAACAACTGTGCCTGAGATTCAGAGGACCAACTTGGGAAATGTAGTCCTGCTGCTAAAGAGTCTAG GTATTAATGACCTCATTCACTTCGACTTCATGGACCCACCTCCTCATGAGACTCTAGTCTTGGCTCTGGAGCAGCTCTACGCCCTGGGAGCCCTCAACCACATGGGAGAGCTCACAAAG CTGGGTCGCAGAATGGCTGAGTTACCTGTGGATCCCATGCTGAGTAAGATGATCCTGGCCTCAGAGCA GTACAAATGCTCGGAGGAAGTGTTGACGATCGCAGCCATGCTGTCTGTAAACAACTCTATCTTCTACCGTCCCAAAGACAAGGTGGTGCACGCCGACAATGCCAGAATGAACTTTGTGGTGCCCGGAGGAGACCACCTGGTGCTGCTAAATGTCTACAACCAG TGGGTGGAGAGTGGTTATTCCACACAGTGGTGCTATGAGAACTTCATCCAGTTCCGCTCCATGCGAAGAGCCCGGGATGTCAGGGACCAGCTGGAGGGTCTGATGGATCGCATTGAAGTCGAGGTGGTCAGCTGTCAGGGAGACAGCGTGCCCGTTCGCAAG